The following are encoded in a window of Amaranthus tricolor cultivar Red isolate AtriRed21 chromosome 2, ASM2621246v1, whole genome shotgun sequence genomic DNA:
- the LOC130802927 gene encoding uncharacterized protein LOC130802927, with translation MAVNFTTSPSNKALFGYCVPKSSLPSSKDRFRFFPSSSSSSEGSQSRATATEDEPQDDAGFFTSTRAQLGLLEQLTSSSTVSSAASGYESDSNLSRLTIREQLVQLVGDRDDDFIIQLGKKNLKKVSPKFLTISQKRNIRRQAYLNEVSQRNDSVVFATIGAFVILPPVIILGIAIATGYVQLFP, from the exons ATGGCTGTGAACTTCACAACTAGCCCTTCTAATAAGGCTTTGTTTGGTTATTGTGTTCCTAAGAGTTCTCTTCCATCAAGTAAGGATCGTTTTAGGTTCttcccatcatcatcatcatcatcagaagGAAGCCAAAGTAGAGCTACAGCTACAGAGGATGAACCTCAGGATGATGCTG ggtTTTTCACATCTACAAGGGCGCAGCTGGGTCTATTAGAGCAACTCACTTCATCCTCAACTGTCTCTTCTGCTGCTTCGG GTTATGAAAGTGATTCAAATTTATCAAGATTAACCATAAGGGAGCAGCTTGTACAGTTGGTAGGAGACAGGGATGATGATTTCATCATTCAATTGGGGAAGAAGAATTTAAAGAAAGTGAGCCCCAAATTCTTGACAATATCACAGAAAAGAAACATCAGAAGACAAGCATATCTTAATGAAGTGTCTCAAAGGAATGATTCTGTTGTGTTTGCTACCATTGGGGCATTTGTAATCCTTCCCCCTGTAATTATTTTAGGGATTGCTATTGCTACTGGATATGTTCAACTCTTTCCTTGA
- the LOC130802917 gene encoding protein FATTY ACID EXPORT 2, chloroplastic-like, with amino-acid sequence MAKLISGSQSSLLLPLLQPHAKLPGKGHLFLNFGAVSVFPCCKLVSLSTKPRNFQLPLTPLAFSTYPQLHRFITASVSSASNVNIESPNEVLDIKPDTTSGDGDDGNNGDNSGGGGGGGGDRGDSNGGNTGNEGSDDADAKKNKALLMSQKFTLAYAALVGLGGLMGFLKSGSQKSLAFGGLSALLLYYVYSELPKRPVYASAVGLGLSAALLVVMGKRFKKSGKVFPAGVVSLVSLIMTGGYIHGVMKTSH; translated from the coding sequence ATGGCCAAGCTGATATCAGGATCACAATCATCTCTTCTGCTTCCACTGCTTCAGCCACATGCTAAATTGCCGGGAAAAGGACACTTGTTTCTCAACTTTGGGGCAGTGTCTGTTTTTCCTTGCTGTAAACTTGTGTCTTTATCAACTAAACCAAGGAACTTTCAGCTCCCTTTAACACCTTTAGCTTTCTCAACGTATCCTCAACTTCACAGGTTTATCACTGCATCTGTTTCAAGTGCTTCAAATGTCAATATTGAGTCACCAAATGAGGTGCTCGACATAAAGCCAGATACTACTAGTGGAGATGGCGATGATGGTAATAATGGAGACAACAGTGGTGGAGGCGGTGGTGGGGGTGGAGACAGAGGTGATAGTAACGGTGGAAACACAGGTAATGAAGGGTCAGATGATGCTGATGCCAAGAAGAATAAGGCTCTTTTGATGTCTCAGAAGTTTACTCTAGCCTATGCTGCCCTGGTTGGACTGGGAGGTCTTATGGGCTTTTTGAAGAGTGGCAGCCAAAAATCTCTGGCATTTGGTGGACTATCTGCTCTTCTATTATACTACGTCTATTCTGAGCTTCCTAAACGACCGGTTTATGCTTCTGCAGTGGGGCTCGGCCTGTCTGCTGCCCTCCTGGTTGTGATGGGAAAACGGTTCAAGAAGTCGGGAAAGGTATTCCCTGCTGGTGTCGTCTCACTTGTGTCTCTGATTATGACTGGCGGTTATATTCACGGGGTTATGAAAACTTCACACTGA